The genomic DNA ATGTAAAGAGGACACACAACAATAGTCACATACTCCATAAACAGCAGTAATACAAACATTCGATTGAAACACGAGACGGGTCTTTTATTGAGATAAAACGTCATCCAAGAGTTTTTAGAAAAGAGCAATGACATCATAAAGTTTGTCTCTCAAGATCACAGAAGCAATAATTTTAACATTCAAGTATAGATTAATAATCTTCCCACAGTTTTTGAGCTGTGAGGAGATCATCACTGCAGGCTCAGTACTTCGATTTCAAAGTCGAGAACCGAGTTTGGCTGGATTCCCCATGCCGGAAACCCACCAGCGCCGTATGCGTAATCCGGTGTGCACTGCAGAAACAGATAAAACAGCAAGCCAAAGATGTTAGAAACcacgaaatatatataaacgacacacacacacaaaaatgacTTCTATATACTATTGCAATCTCTAAGTGAGCTTATCGTCAGAAACAAACATGCTTCAACATTAGACATAAAGCTTAAAATCCATAACATGAACATGAATATCTAAGAACTTAGGAAAGAGGAACATGATGAGAAAAGGGGTAAACATACCCTCAAACGAGCAACCTCTCCAATCTGCATTCCCATAACGCCTTCATCCCATCCTGTaagcaaaatattaaaaaagttggAATCAGATTATATCTCTCCAACAAAGGAAATCATAGCTATATACCCATATGATATGATCAACCATGAAACAGAGTATACCTTTGATCACAGAACCTTTACCGATTTGGAACGAGAAAGGTTGTTGCCCCTCATCCTTTGTACTATATCATCATAATACCAAAAAgccaaaaaacacaaattagacTAATCCAATACCAAAAAgccaaaaaacacaaattagacTAATCCAATACCAAAAAgccaaaaaacacaaattagacTAATCCAATACCAAAAAgccaaaaaacacaaattagacTAATCCAATACCAAAAAGCAACACACAATAAGCAACTAGTGTGTGGAACGATGCAAGAACAAGTAAACGTAATCAAGGATTACAATGAAGAATCATTTACCTCCAGAACTTCTGGGATAGATCACCACCTTTccctgaaaaagaaacaaacagagaTAAGGTTCTTAGAAGATTCTCCATTAAACCTAAAAACCTAAACAAGAGAtcgcaaaacaaacaagatttgCAGATTAAGTATGACCTAAAAGGGTTACTCAATCACATCGCCCACAAGGAGGAGAgtacataaaccctaaattaaatccaaattcaccacagataaaaacaaaacaggtGACTTTACCAACCACATCAAATTAATTAGCTCTTTCACCTAAGCAGATTTGTATAGATCGGTTTTTTTTGGCTACCATGgaaatatacaaaaaagaaatgatgCAGAAGACGAAAGTTACCGAATCCGGTGCAATGGACGGTGACGGTTTGACCCGGAGTGGGTTTAGGACCGTTGCCGGGTCTGATGACTTCCTTCTCCACAcccatctcttctctcttttaacacttgtttttgctttttgtctCAGCTTCGGGGGGTCTGAGTCTGATTCTGAGTGAGCATTTgccatttttttggtttatttatcaCCGCTCTGATTGCTCTGGGCCTGATAATAATCAGAAGCCCAATTCCACAACATTTCGGCCCGAATTAAAAAAGGCACAATCGAGCCCAATACTACCGATATCTGTTTTTGACATCCGGATTCAATATCCGGATTCATCTGTATGTTAATTTAAGTAAGAAACAATGGTCAAGAAGACAAGGCAAGATAGATAAAACGAACCTGTCTTCATCACAATTAGAGGAAAAAAGATTGTacagaaatattttaatgtgtgtaCTGTGTAGTAGTTGTGTGGGTGGTCATTGTAGCCTTGACAGTTTCATCATCATTGATGGCTTCAACAAGCTTTGTATCAATATGACAATAGAACCTTCCCTAATGCACAGCTGGAGCGAGTATAAGCACAAATAACATGCGCATAGCATTCTTGAATAGCTTCTGTATCTTCTTATTTCTGCATACTCTCATTACAGGTAAGAAAGAGATAATACCTAGCTACAATGATTACACAGAAAGAGTCACTCCTCACTACAAAGCCATTTAGGTCTTTACCTTAGACCCCAGCGAGAAATGATCAACAAAGAGCTTAATAACTTACTTGTTTCCCTTACACAAAGCATAGCATAGAAAAAGAGGATGAAAAAAGCAAGCAATGTGTGTGTCGTCACTTTACCTCTTCATTTGTCAGCCCAGAAAGCAAAGAACTCACAAATGTCTCTAGTGAATGAACACAGACAGAAGCAGCAACCACGACATGTAAACATCTATATTTTGCACTATGGCCTTTTGAGTTGGAGGAACATAAATTCTTGTGCAACAAAAGAAACCTGAATGGAATAAGTAACTCACTTTTCACATAAAAGAAAGCACTTGGCTAATAAGATCTTATACTCTAAACCGAGAAAAATATGTATCTTAATACCATACTCAGAAGTCAGAACTCAGAAgcagaaaactatatataccgGGAAGAAAACATTCGAATTTTTGGCCAAAATAACATCAACAGATTCAAACTACAGTGATTCCAAGGAATCAAAATGCCAGTATTTCAACTACAGTTAAACATCAACAGGAAACGTAAAAGCTAAGGCCTACAGGGGAACATCGCAAACCTaaaccaataaagaaaaaaaaaagaaaaagccttACTTCACTAAGTAGCCTTGATCTTATCATCTCCAACAACAGAAAGTATGGGCAAACTATTCAAGAATTCATCAAGCCCCTCAAAGAACCCAATCCCTTCCATATGATCTACCTCCCTGTTACTTCCCACCCCATTGCCTTCGTTTCTCCCACCTGCCACAGCAGGCTCTTCCACTTCATTACTGAACTCCACATTCAAATCCAACCTCCCCAGGTTCTTAGCTCCTGTTCCCATTCGTTTTCTAGTAATGTAATTCACTGGTTTAGACATAACCCCCGATGAGGAACCAACAGCCCCAGCACTACGGATACTTTCTACATTTTGGACTTTCTCAACTCCATGATGTCTCTTGTCACTTCTCACCAATGTTTCTTTCCCTTTCCCAATATTAGCCTTCTTATTCACTTGTACCCCATTTTGccaatcatcatcttcatcatcttcatccgaGATCGACACATATATGTCATCATCGTCATAATACACCCTAGGAGGAGCTggttcctttctcttcttcagtgttgattcatcatcatccacccTTTTCAGAGGGCAAGCAAAGAGAGGTGAAATAGGTGACCAACTCGGAGCCTTAAATTCACCGGAAAACCCTAATGGAAACAAAGCCCATGAGCAAAAGTAAACATCTTCGTTATCTTTCCCATCCACTGGAGGTTTTGGTATAGTCACAGCTTGAAACGCTCTTCTACACTCTTGACATTTCAAAGTACATTCCTCGTAAGCCTTAGGGTACTCAAAGAGCACAAAGCAGTAAGGACAAGCGGTCCAGAAGCTCGTGGCCATAGGATCAGTCGAGGTCCCAGCCTTGCAATTGCTAGGGTTCCACTGAGATTGTTGGGTTTGGGGATTGAAACCAGATTGGCCGAGTTGACTCAGTTGCAATTCTCGGTCGTACAATGACTTCTTAGACGGATCAGAGAGAACGAACCAAGCATCAGAGACGGTTTTGAAAGCCCGATCGGCGAAAGGGAGGCG from Camelina sativa cultivar DH55 chromosome 2, Cs, whole genome shotgun sequence includes the following:
- the LOC104742384 gene encoding peptidyl-prolyl cis-trans isomerase FKBP12, producing MGVEKEVIRPGNGPKPTPGQTVTVHCTGFGKGGDLSQKFWSTKDEGQQPFSFQIGKGSVIKGWDEGVMGMQIGEVARLRCTPDYAYGAGGFPAWGIQPNSVLDFEIEVLSLQ
- the LOC104742394 gene encoding uncharacterized protein LOC104742394, coding for MVGGRGGAGGCGNRAVADRWLVTSEKLLASSDLQGAKTFAIRACEADPTRAEAADYILAICDVLLAGETRLGHSNLPDWYAVLRLGRLAQNPEHVATQYRRLALLLNPSVNRLPFADRAFKTVSDAWFVLSDPSKKSLYDRELQLSQLGQSGFNPQTQQSQWNPSNCKAGTSTDPMATSFWTACPYCFVLFEYPKAYEECTLKCQECRRAFQAVTIPKPPVDGKDNEDVYFCSWALFPLGFSGEFKAPSWSPISPLFACPLKRVDDDESTLKKRKEPAPPRVYYDDDDIYVSISDEDDEDDDWQNGVQVNKKANIGKGKETLVRSDKRHHGVEKVQNVESIRSAGAVGSSSGVMSKPVNYITRKRMGTGAKNLGRLDLNVEFSNEVEEPAVAGGRNEGNGVGSNREVDHMEGIGFFEGLDEFLNSLPILSVVGDDKIKAT